From one Burkholderia latens genomic stretch:
- a CDS encoding molecular chaperone encodes MKAKRCAAGVALACALAAPASHASISLGATRVIFDGKDKEASVAVSNDGADALIQSWLDPLDDASTEPLPFAITPPLAKLGAKQQQLLRVLYEGVGRPVDRESAFWLNVQEIPQQAHGENVLQLAVRQRIKVFYRPAGLSGDPQRAPDELQWKLTEDGGKATLHVTNPSLYHVTVVDAKVRAGTGDAPVADARMIAPRSTLEWPVRMPPARTLAPELRYDVINDYGGRQSYRVTLRGADSGKPIAVDH; translated from the coding sequence ATGAAAGCAAAACGATGCGCCGCGGGCGTAGCGTTGGCGTGCGCGCTCGCCGCGCCGGCCAGTCACGCGAGCATTTCACTTGGCGCCACGCGGGTGATCTTCGACGGCAAGGACAAGGAAGCGTCCGTCGCCGTCAGCAACGACGGCGCAGACGCGCTGATTCAGTCGTGGCTGGATCCCCTGGACGACGCTTCCACCGAACCGTTGCCATTTGCGATCACGCCGCCGCTTGCGAAGCTCGGCGCGAAACAGCAGCAACTCCTGCGCGTGCTGTACGAAGGCGTCGGCCGTCCGGTCGATCGCGAGTCCGCGTTCTGGTTGAACGTCCAGGAAATCCCGCAGCAGGCTCATGGCGAAAACGTGTTGCAACTGGCAGTGCGCCAGCGAATCAAGGTGTTCTATCGCCCGGCCGGTTTGAGCGGCGATCCGCAGCGTGCACCCGACGAACTGCAATGGAAGCTCACCGAAGACGGCGGAAAAGCGACGCTGCATGTGACCAATCCAAGCCTGTACCACGTGACCGTTGTCGACGCCAAGGTACGTGCGGGCACGGGCGACGCGCCCGTCGCGGACGCGAGGATGATAGCGCCGCGTTCGACGCTGGAGTGGCCGGTACGCATGCCGCCGGCGCGCACGCTCGCGCCGGAGCTTCGATACGACGTGATCAACGATTACGGCGGCCGGCAATCCTACCGCGTGACCTTGCGCGGTGCCGATAGCGGCAAACCGATCGCCGTCGACCATTGA